A window of Diadema setosum chromosome 2, eeDiaSeto1, whole genome shotgun sequence contains these coding sequences:
- the LOC140238716 gene encoding E3 ubiquitin-protein ligase MARCHF8-like, translated as MASRTMPPANPCENASRVPVYSISGGGILVDPALPMRVSMQETPPKSPTCSAFSFDGPVCRICHDVKDTSGCKKLISPCGCTGSAQYIHKACLQKWTRLKGASTCEICHQSYEKKYVKFKMTSSEENTVASAITILLLLVGVLSVGIYLLAEYLVKLSRSRERHVRDSSEVWVAVSLMIIGAVGLLVFLPWFVIFCARTGRTPRSLRGDNPEDDVGNSTTSTNSSTLDASTGDSLSDGGDGVMVENAQVADERLGGSRPQCADRCNVVSTGAQTTDCAEAQSACPADTWSYFNPVVHENGVTEDSIHFRDNPEIIYV; from the exons GCAAGCCGCACAATGCCGCCAGCCAACCCGTGTGAAAACGCCAGCCGTGTGCCTGTGTACTCCATATCAGGCGGCGGGATACTAGTGGACCCCGCATTGCCGATGCGCGTCTCCATGCAAGAAACACCGCCCAAATCGCCGACATGTTCAGCCTTTTCTTTTGACGGTCCTGTCTGTAGAATATGCCACGATGTCAAGGATACCTCAG GTTGTAAGAAGCTGATCTCACCTTGTGGCTGCACGGGTTCAGCGCAGTACATCCACAAAGCGTGCCTGCAGAAATGGACCAGATTAAAAGGTGCCTCCACGTGCGAAATCTGTCACCAGTCGTACGAGAAGAAATACGTCAAGTTCAAAATGACG TCATCGGAAGAGAACACGGTAGCCTCAGCCATCACGATCCTCCTCCTTCTCGTCGGGGTGCTCTCCGTTGGCATCTATCTGTTGGCGGAGTACCTAGTCAAACTTTCCCGCAGCCGAGAACGTCATGTCAGGGACTCAAGTGAGGTGTGGGTCGCCGTCAGTCTCATGATCATCGGTGCAGTCGGCCTTCTTGTCTTCCTTCCCTGGTTCGTCATCTTCTGTGCGAGGACGGGGAGGACACCGAGGTCGCTGAGGGGCGACAACCCCGAGGACGACGTAGGAAACAGCACGACCAGTACCAATTCATCAACGCTTGATGCGTCCACGGGTGACAGTCTGTCAGACGGCGGTGACGGCGTGATGGTAGAAAACGCGCAGGTGGCCGACGAGCGACTTGGCGGCTCCAGGCCACAATGCGCGGACAGGTGCAATGTAGTGAGCACAGGCGCGCAGACGACGGATTGCGCGGAGGCACAAAGCGCATGCCCAGCTGACACGTGGTCGTACTTCAATCCAGTCGTTCATGAAAATGGAGTGACGGAGGATAGTATTCACTTCAGAGACAATCCAGAAATAATTTACGTATAG